In the genome of Hyphomicrobiales bacterium, one region contains:
- a CDS encoding conserved hypothetical protein (Evidence 4 : Unknown function but conserved in other organisms) — MDITVYEGSPGSRKTLTLLDAIVSTPGRNIIAFPRTELIDEQAAYCASKAIELGARPSIVARHSKQDSKRGQIVRQIEDTLRSKAAEDHVLLMITHASLLELDPALLAGWHVAVDENLDAAVVSGTFAATATWSVLARHFRLEPVPSARVWQVIPRDDVAALTRREIAAEGEGDLQRFLTYARNSRRAVFVDIGDWKDAKSGRKVGWWSIWTPLVLDQCESVTFTAAGFFESLPYRATQWLASEALEPNRIDLGTGISRAHARVRVHYYTRHAGSTEWWKTHEGSKCLVRISEHQARIGSVGYWSCNPEIRTFFCHRFDGVHCKPRQAGTNSLIEHRSCLYIYSAKAQSGDGPIMDLLGLDRLDVRRAREFEDVRQFALRGALRRPDFDGDYDVYLYDQAQAEDLTGYLRQIGIVDVELVPVEGLGIMEEERPSAVSFDKRVPLTDSEKRDRNTENQRRRRADIKALEEAQGIVRRRRGRP; from the coding sequence ATGGATATTACGGTATACGAAGGCTCTCCCGGTAGCAGGAAGACGTTGACCCTGCTCGATGCGATCGTTTCCACTCCCGGTCGGAACATCATCGCGTTTCCGCGCACTGAACTGATCGACGAGCAGGCCGCCTATTGCGCGAGTAAGGCCATTGAGCTCGGCGCACGTCCGTCGATCGTCGCCCGCCACTCGAAGCAGGACAGCAAGCGCGGACAGATCGTTCGCCAGATCGAGGACACCCTGCGGAGCAAAGCCGCCGAGGACCATGTGCTGCTGATGATCACGCACGCGTCTCTGCTCGAGCTCGATCCCGCGTTGCTCGCGGGCTGGCACGTCGCGGTGGACGAGAATTTGGACGCGGCTGTCGTATCTGGGACATTCGCGGCCACTGCTACGTGGAGCGTCCTGGCTCGTCATTTTCGTCTTGAGCCAGTTCCTAGTGCTCGGGTCTGGCAGGTCATCCCGCGCGATGATGTGGCCGCGTTGACCCGGCGCGAAATCGCGGCCGAAGGGGAGGGCGACCTTCAGCGGTTCCTTACATATGCGCGCAACTCGCGCCGCGCCGTGTTCGTCGATATCGGCGACTGGAAGGATGCCAAGTCCGGCCGCAAAGTCGGATGGTGGTCGATCTGGACGCCGCTGGTCCTGGATCAGTGTGAATCGGTGACGTTCACGGCGGCTGGGTTCTTCGAGAGCCTGCCTTACCGGGCGACGCAATGGCTCGCCTCCGAGGCGCTTGAGCCCAATCGGATTGACCTCGGGACTGGTATCTCGCGTGCGCACGCACGTGTACGTGTTCACTACTACACGCGGCACGCCGGTTCGACCGAATGGTGGAAGACCCACGAGGGCAGCAAATGTCTGGTGAGGATCTCGGAGCATCAGGCGCGGATCGGTAGCGTGGGCTATTGGTCGTGCAACCCCGAGATCAGGACCTTCTTCTGCCACCGTTTCGATGGGGTCCACTGCAAGCCGCGTCAGGCCGGTACGAACAGCCTGATCGAGCATCGCTCGTGCCTGTACATCTATTCGGCAAAGGCGCAGTCCGGCGATGGACCGATCATGGATTTGCTTGGTCTCGATCGGCTTGACGTTCGGAGGGCGCGGGAGTTCGAGGATGTGCGCCAATTCGCGTTGCGCGGAGCCCTTCGTCGCCCGGACTTCGACGGCGACTACGACGTGTACTTGTACGATCAAGCTCAGGCCGAAGATCTGACCGGCTACCTGCGCCAGATCGGCATCGTTGATGTCGAACTCGTGCCGGTCGAGGGTTTGGGGATTATGGAGGAGGAGCGGCCGAGCGCGGTTTCGTTCGACAAGAGGGTGCCGCTGACCGACAGCGAGAAGCGGGATCGGAACACTGAAAATCAGCGCAGGAGGAGGGCCGACATCAAGGCGCTGGAGGAGGCGCAGGGGATCGTGCGGCGGAGGAGGGGGAGGCCGTAG
- a CDS encoding hypothetical protein (Evidence 5 : Unknown function), with translation MTALRQLKFAQQWCVRSLPVASFGHALVCYAMTPNWSAPQRLGQYPHELSGGLRQRVMIAMALMCGPDLIVADEPTTALDVTVQAELLHLLMELQKEFGMGLVLITHDLGIVSRIADRICVMYAGQVVESGTPAQIFGSSRHPQNDGPDALPAQQCAQRRGPSGDDPRHGAVAPRRAARLPLPRALRPRAPRLRRRYRLA, from the coding sequence ATGACCGCATTGCGGCAACTCAAGTTTGCGCAGCAGTGGTGCGTTCGAAGCCTGCCCGTAGCCAGCTTTGGACATGCGCTAGTTTGCTATGCGATGACGCCAAACTGGAGTGCGCCCCAGCGGCTCGGCCAGTATCCGCACGAGCTCTCAGGCGGGCTGCGCCAGCGGGTCATGATCGCGATGGCGCTGATGTGCGGGCCCGACCTGATCGTCGCCGACGAACCGACCACGGCGCTCGACGTCACGGTGCAGGCCGAGCTCCTGCATCTGCTGATGGAGCTGCAGAAGGAGTTCGGCATGGGGCTGGTGCTGATCACGCATGATCTCGGCATCGTCTCGCGCATCGCCGACCGCATCTGCGTGATGTATGCCGGCCAGGTCGTCGAAAGCGGGACGCCCGCGCAGATCTTCGGCAGCTCCCGACACCCCCAAAACGACGGGCCTGATGCGTTGCCTGCCCAGCAATGCGCGCAGCGGCGAGGCCCATCTGGCGACGATCCGCGGCACGGTGCCGTCGCTCCTCGGCGAGCTGCGCGGCTGCCGCTTCCGCGAGCGCTGCGACCTCGCGCGCCCCGCCTGCGACGACGATATCGCCTTGCTTGA
- a CDS encoding hypothetical protein (Evidence 5 : Unknown function) produces MPARSSKAGRPRRSSAAPDTPKTTGLMRCLPSNARSGEAHLATIRGTVPSLLGELRGCRFRERCDLARPACDDDIALLEHPGGHLARCIVTAEETSHASGA; encoded by the coding sequence ATGCCGGCCAGGTCGTCGAAAGCGGGACGCCCGCGCAGATCTTCGGCAGCTCCCGACACCCCCAAAACGACGGGCCTGATGCGTTGCCTGCCCAGCAATGCGCGCAGCGGCGAGGCCCATCTGGCGACGATCCGCGGCACGGTGCCGTCGCTCCTCGGCGAGCTGCGCGGCTGCCGCTTCCGCGAGCGCTGCGACCTCGCGCGCCCCGCCTGCGACGACGATATCGCCTTGCTTGAGCACCCGGGCGGGCATCTCGCGCGCTGCATCGTGACCGCTGAGGAGACCAGCCATGCCTCCGGTGCCTGA
- the appF gene encoding Oligopeptide transport ATP-binding protein AppF, producing MPPVPDNTTDGPVFELRDVRKTYHVRDGAWRRRPLHAVEGVSLTVNRREVLGIVGESGSGKTTLAKLMLGLTQPTSGDALLHGRSMETIDRRQVSREVQFVFQDPYSSLNPSRSIEDAVAHPLRLHGMGSRLEQLKRAHDLLDLVGLPKRTHAAFPGQLSGGQRQRVVIARALSLRPGALICDEPTSALDVSVQAQILNLLHDLRKELKLTYVFISHNLEVMEHIAENIAVVYRGKIVEYGPKAEIFDNAQEPYTRRLLASAMTVAPGAGIPRLEALPKAR from the coding sequence ATGCCTCCGGTGCCTGACAACACGACCGATGGACCGGTCTTCGAGCTGCGCGACGTCCGCAAGACTTATCATGTCCGGGACGGCGCCTGGCGACGGCGCCCGCTTCATGCCGTCGAAGGGGTCAGCCTGACCGTGAACCGCAGGGAGGTCCTCGGCATCGTCGGCGAATCGGGCTCCGGCAAGACGACCCTCGCCAAGCTCATGCTGGGGCTGACTCAGCCGACTAGCGGGGACGCGCTGCTGCACGGCCGCTCGATGGAGACGATCGACCGCCGGCAGGTTTCGCGGGAGGTGCAGTTCGTCTTCCAGGATCCGTACTCCTCGCTGAACCCGTCGCGCTCGATCGAGGATGCCGTCGCCCATCCGTTGCGCCTGCACGGCATGGGCAGCCGGCTTGAGCAGTTGAAGCGCGCGCACGATCTCCTCGACCTCGTCGGGCTGCCGAAGCGTACGCATGCAGCCTTTCCGGGCCAGCTCTCGGGCGGGCAGCGCCAGCGCGTCGTCATCGCGCGAGCATTGTCCCTGCGGCCCGGCGCCCTGATCTGCGACGAGCCGACATCGGCGCTCGACGTATCGGTGCAGGCGCAGATCCTCAATCTGCTCCACGACCTGCGCAAGGAGCTGAAACTGACCTACGTCTTCATCAGCCATAACCTCGAGGTGATGGAGCACATCGCGGAGAACATCGCTGTGGTCTACCGCGGAAAGATCGTCGAATACGGACCCAAGGCCGAGATATTCGACAACGCGCAGGAACCTTATACGCGGCGGCTGCTGGCCTCGGCGATGACGGTCGCACCGGGCGCCGGCATTCCCCGGCTGGAAGCCCTGCCTAAGGCACGATAG
- a CDS encoding hypothetical protein (Evidence 5 : Unknown function), which produces MEFLPERGMMAATGETMTKRPRRNHTSAFKAKVALAAVKGGKTIVELAQQFEVHANQITP; this is translated from the coding sequence GTGGAGTTTCTGCCTGAACGCGGCATGATGGCCGCGACAGGAGAAACCATGACGAAACGACCGCGGCGGAACCACACGTCGGCCTTCAAGGCGAAGGTGGCCCTTGCAGCCGTGAAGGGCGGGAAGACGATCGTCGAGCTGGCGCAGCAGTTCGAAGTGCATGCGAACCAGATCACGCCGTAG
- a CDS encoding LysR family transcriptional regulator, which yields MRYDLNLLPIFVALMEERSVTRAAERMGMTQPALSNALSRLRQMLQDQLFVRERYGIQPTPIALELSPLIAEALAQLDDAVLGQQAFDPAHAERLFTIAPNGYIEFVLVPAVLARLEKVAPGIKLRLTPYGNDLVETGVVSGTTALVLGRIVDPPDNLVVQHLMDEGLACAVRAEHPAIGDAMTREQFETMKHVNIVPPGRMRAGLFQALAQQQLKRDVAISVTNFFAVAEMVAVTDYCATLPSLICRRLMHDPRLKILPAPVDLGSFPVEMAWHVRYRHDPAHRWLRALIGEVITDFKGKTAATAMPSPA from the coding sequence ATGCGCTACGATCTGAACCTGCTGCCGATCTTCGTCGCGTTGATGGAGGAGCGCAGCGTCACTCGGGCTGCCGAGCGCATGGGTATGACGCAGCCCGCCCTGTCTAACGCCCTGTCGCGTCTACGACAGATGCTTCAGGACCAGCTGTTCGTCCGCGAGCGCTATGGCATCCAGCCGACCCCGATCGCGCTTGAGCTCTCACCGCTAATCGCCGAGGCACTCGCGCAGCTCGACGACGCGGTCCTCGGTCAGCAGGCCTTCGACCCCGCACACGCCGAACGGCTCTTCACGATCGCGCCGAACGGCTATATCGAGTTCGTCCTCGTCCCCGCTGTCTTGGCGCGCCTGGAGAAGGTCGCGCCCGGCATAAAGCTCCGCCTGACGCCCTACGGCAACGATCTTGTGGAAACAGGCGTCGTGTCGGGCACGACGGCGCTCGTGCTGGGCCGCATCGTCGATCCGCCCGACAACCTCGTCGTCCAGCACCTGATGGATGAAGGGCTCGCCTGCGCCGTCCGCGCCGAGCATCCGGCCATCGGCGATGCCATGACGCGCGAGCAGTTTGAGACGATGAAGCACGTCAACATCGTGCCGCCTGGCCGGATGCGCGCCGGGCTGTTCCAGGCGCTGGCGCAGCAGCAGCTTAAGCGCGACGTCGCGATTTCCGTGACCAATTTCTTCGCGGTAGCCGAGATGGTGGCGGTGACCGACTACTGCGCCACCCTGCCCTCGCTCATCTGCAGGCGGCTGATGCACGACCCCCGGCTGAAGATCCTGCCCGCCCCGGTCGACCTCGGCAGCTTTCCCGTGGAAATGGCCTGGCACGTCCGCTACCGGCACGATCCCGCACACCGCTGGCTACGGGCGCTGATCGGCGAGGTCATCACCGACTTCAAGGGCAAGACGGCAGCGACAGCCATGCCGTCGCCAGCGTGA
- a CDS encoding DJ-1_PfpI domain-containing protein, with protein MSKGQVLVLGSNATQIGLRGGGTATVGQYLNETAVPALALLDAGYDIVLATPNGTKPHIDAVSVSVDHFGGDETAFQRAKDFFASHPAMNDVRTLKSVVDEGLDGFVGVFVPGGHAPIVDLMVDRDAGTILRHFHAAAKPTALLCHGPVVVVAALEDASAFRKALEEGDDAGAADLARDWIYAGYRMTVFSASEEKIAEEQVLKGELYFDMEKALRSAGGDVSVTDRNFASNVVVDRQLITGQNPASDRAMADALIEALDRAAA; from the coding sequence ATGAGCAAGGGTCAGGTTCTCGTTCTTGGATCGAACGCGACGCAGATCGGTCTGCGTGGCGGCGGTACCGCGACGGTCGGTCAGTACCTCAACGAGACGGCGGTCCCCGCGCTGGCTCTGCTCGACGCCGGCTATGACATCGTTCTCGCCACGCCCAATGGGACCAAGCCGCACATCGACGCCGTCTCCGTTTCGGTTGATCATTTTGGCGGCGATGAGACGGCATTCCAGCGCGCCAAGGACTTTTTTGCCAGCCACCCGGCGATGAACGACGTGCGTACGCTGAAATCGGTCGTCGACGAGGGGCTGGACGGCTTCGTTGGCGTGTTCGTGCCGGGAGGTCACGCGCCCATCGTCGACCTGATGGTGGACCGCGATGCGGGCACGATCCTCCGTCACTTCCACGCGGCAGCCAAGCCGACCGCGCTCCTCTGCCACGGACCGGTGGTCGTTGTCGCCGCGCTCGAGGATGCTTCGGCCTTCCGCAAGGCGCTGGAGGAAGGCGATGACGCCGGTGCGGCCGACCTGGCGCGAGACTGGATCTACGCGGGCTACCGCATGACCGTCTTTTCGGCGAGCGAGGAGAAGATCGCTGAGGAGCAAGTGCTGAAGGGCGAGCTCTACTTCGACATGGAAAAGGCGCTGCGGTCGGCCGGTGGCGACGTCTCTGTCACCGACAGGAACTTCGCTTCGAATGTCGTCGTGGACCGGCAGCTGATCACGGGTCAGAATCCGGCGTCGGACCGGGCCATGGCCGACGCGTTGATCGAAGCCCTCGATCGCGCCGCTGCGTGA
- a CDS encoding Antibiotic biosynthesis monooxygenase, with the protein MTANVKIVAVLTARADTVDRLRALLDAMLKPSRAEPGNLRYDLWRDQSDPYRFVLDELYADADAVAAHRATPHFQNYLSRIGDLAERTAFVLNPVSAT; encoded by the coding sequence ATGACCGCCAACGTGAAGATCGTCGCCGTCCTCACCGCCCGTGCGGATACCGTCGACCGCCTGCGCGCTCTGCTCGACGCCATGCTAAAGCCGAGCCGTGCCGAACCGGGCAATCTGCGCTACGATCTCTGGCGGGACCAGAGCGATCCGTACCGTTTCGTGCTCGATGAGCTGTACGCGGACGCGGATGCGGTCGCCGCCCACCGCGCGACGCCCCACTTCCAGAACTACCTATCTCGGATCGGCGATCTGGCCGAGCGCACCGCGTTTGTCCTCAACCCTGTCTCAGCAACCTGA
- a CDS encoding SDR family NAD(P)-dependent oxidoreductase, producing the protein MTKGIEGKVVLITGGSTGIGAETARLLAERGAKVAIAARRKDRLDEVVADIAANGGTARSYALDVTDKAAVQSVVAAIIADFGRLDVLINNAGLMPIRPMAEVNTEEWDQMIDVNLKGTLYGIAAALPGFLEQGSGHIINLSSVAGIKVFAPGGTVYSGTKFAVSAISEGLRHEVGEKVRVTSIEPGAVESDLKFTTSGTAAETVLDFYKQAIPAASVARAIAFAIEQPDDVDVNAIVIRPTAQQF; encoded by the coding sequence ATGACCAAAGGTATCGAAGGCAAGGTCGTTCTCATCACCGGCGGCAGCACCGGTATCGGCGCGGAAACCGCTCGGCTTCTCGCTGAACGCGGCGCGAAGGTGGCCATCGCCGCGCGGCGCAAGGACAGGCTCGACGAGGTCGTCGCGGACATCGCCGCAAACGGCGGCACGGCACGTAGCTACGCGCTCGACGTCACCGACAAGGCGGCGGTCCAGTCCGTCGTCGCCGCAATCATTGCCGACTTCGGCCGCCTCGACGTGCTGATCAACAACGCCGGGCTGATGCCGATCCGTCCGATGGCCGAGGTCAACACCGAAGAGTGGGACCAGATGATCGACGTCAATCTGAAGGGTACGCTCTACGGCATCGCGGCGGCCCTTCCCGGCTTTCTCGAGCAGGGCAGCGGCCACATCATCAACCTGAGCTCGGTTGCGGGCATCAAGGTCTTCGCACCAGGTGGCACGGTCTACTCCGGCACCAAGTTCGCCGTCAGCGCAATCAGCGAGGGCTTGCGCCACGAGGTGGGGGAAAAGGTCCGTGTCACGTCGATCGAGCCTGGAGCTGTCGAAAGCGATTTGAAGTTCACGACGTCTGGCACGGCAGCCGAGACGGTGCTCGACTTCTACAAGCAGGCCATCCCGGCCGCATCGGTGGCGCGTGCTATCGCGTTCGCTATCGAACAACCTGATGACGTCGACGTCAACGCGATCGTCATCCGGCCGACCGCACAGCAGTTCTGA
- a CDS encoding Antibiotic biosynthesis monooxygenase, with product MPKLALYVPLKAKPGKESDVANFLTSALPLVQAEPGTRTWYAIEEGPGAYAIFDTFDTEEDRQAHLDGKVAAALMEKAEELFSEPPQIHKFTLLAAK from the coding sequence ATGCCCAAACTTGCCCTGTATGTGCCACTGAAGGCCAAGCCCGGAAAAGAGAGCGATGTCGCCAATTTTCTGACCTCGGCACTGCCGCTCGTTCAAGCTGAGCCGGGCACTCGGACCTGGTATGCGATCGAGGAAGGTCCCGGTGCGTACGCGATCTTCGATACGTTCGACACAGAGGAGGATCGGCAGGCGCATCTTGACGGCAAGGTTGCCGCCGCGCTGATGGAGAAGGCGGAAGAACTGTTTTCTGAACCGCCGCAGATTCACAAGTTCACCCTGCTGGCCGCGAAATAG
- a CDS encoding hypothetical protein (Evidence 5 : Unknown function): MLGQHRSTQRRIPHGREDEEKLIADIVELVRRYGRYGYRKIAALLRSTAGWVVNDKRVERIWRREGLKVPARQPKRGRLWLADGSCIRLRAERPNHVWSYDFVEDRTHDGRKYRMLNIIDEFTHECLAIRIDRKLRAIDVIDVLSDLFILRGVPEHVRSDNGPEFVAKAVQDWISAVGAKAAYIAPGRPWENSFIESFNARLRDELLDGEILYTLAEAKIIVESCGATSTPCARMAHSDTSLPPRRSSSPPWGPHGRLRNPDQLRRPRWRRGQHSTNNNIVPLGGADDQKTRPSTIADGLSYSFI; this comes from the coding sequence GTGCTCGGGCAGCACCGCTCGACCCAGCGTCGAATCCCGCATGGACGCGAGGACGAGGAAAAGCTCATCGCCGACATCGTCGAACTGGTCCGCCGTTATGGCCGCTACGGCTATCGCAAGATCGCCGCGCTGCTGCGCTCGACAGCAGGCTGGGTGGTCAACGACAAGCGGGTCGAGCGGATCTGGCGACGCGAGGGGCTGAAGGTTCCAGCCCGACAACCCAAACGAGGTCGGCTCTGGCTCGCGGACGGATCCTGCATCCGCCTTCGCGCCGAGCGGCCCAACCATGTCTGGTCCTACGACTTTGTCGAGGACCGCACCCATGACGGGAGAAAGTATCGCATGCTCAACATCATCGACGAGTTCACGCATGAATGCCTGGCGATCCGCATCGACAGAAAGCTGAGGGCGATCGATGTCATCGACGTGCTCTCGGACCTGTTCATCCTGCGCGGCGTGCCGGAACATGTCCGCTCAGATAACGGCCCCGAATTTGTCGCCAAAGCCGTGCAGGATTGGATCAGCGCGGTCGGTGCCAAGGCCGCCTACATCGCGCCCGGCAGGCCCTGGGAGAACTCCTTCATCGAGTCGTTCAATGCCCGGTTGCGCGACGAACTCCTCGACGGCGAGATCCTCTACACCCTCGCGGAGGCGAAGATCATCGTCGAAAGCTGCGGCGCCACTTCAACACCGTGCGCCCGCATGGCTCACTCGGATACAAGCCTCCCGCCCCGGAGGTCTTCGTCCCCGCCATGGGGGCCGCACGGGCGGCTGCGCAACCCGGATCAGCTACGCCGCCCGCGCTGGCGTCGAGGCCAACACTCCACTAACAATAACATTGTACCTCTCGGCGGAGCGGATGATCAAAAGACAAGGCCATCCACTATCGCGGATGGCCTGTCGTATTCTTTTATTTAG
- a CDS encoding transposase yields MPKKRHKPEEIVAKLRQVDVLVWQGQSVADAIRSIGVTEVSYYRWRREFGGLKTDQVKRMKELEAENARLRRAVADLTLDKLILKEAASGNY; encoded by the coding sequence ATGCCGAAGAAGCGCCACAAGCCCGAAGAGATCGTCGCGAAGCTGCGCCAGGTCGATGTGCTGGTCTGGCAGGGGCAATCCGTTGCCGATGCGATCCGTTCGATCGGCGTGACGGAGGTCAGCTACTACCGCTGGCGCCGTGAGTTTGGCGGGCTGAAGACGGATCAGGTGAAGCGGATGAAGGAGCTCGAGGCTGAGAACGCCCGGCTCCGCCGCGCCGTCGCGGACCTGACGCTCGACAAGTTGATCCTGAAGGAGGCGGCTTCGGGAAACTACTGA
- a CDS encoding TetR/AcrR family transcriptional regulator: MRRTKEQAAETARQIRRAAEELFLDRGYDNVSLEQVAIAAGVTRGAVHWHFKNKQGLLLALQEDAQIPFQNLADRLSDRADPAALSVLGELISELFARFEAEPRQKGVIRVLQRLDINLTDQGAGGGSTFREDTIVIFRRIFQAVDKGAGLPTPWTADVAASTLCATISGLIEEWALGKTDFRLAPDGQNLVRTLLKAWKL, encoded by the coding sequence ATGAGACGAACCAAGGAGCAGGCGGCCGAAACCGCCCGCCAGATTCGCCGCGCCGCCGAAGAATTGTTTCTCGATCGCGGCTACGATAATGTCAGCCTCGAACAGGTCGCGATCGCGGCTGGCGTGACTCGCGGCGCCGTCCACTGGCATTTCAAGAACAAGCAAGGCTTGCTCCTGGCGCTGCAGGAGGATGCTCAAATCCCGTTTCAGAACCTCGCCGATCGCCTTTCCGATAGAGCAGACCCCGCCGCTCTCAGTGTTCTCGGGGAGCTGATTTCGGAGCTGTTCGCACGCTTCGAGGCGGAACCGCGGCAGAAGGGAGTGATCCGCGTTCTGCAGCGTCTGGACATCAACCTCACTGACCAAGGCGCCGGTGGCGGCAGTACGTTTCGCGAAGACACGATCGTCATATTTCGTCGGATTTTTCAGGCTGTCGACAAAGGGGCCGGCTTGCCGACGCCATGGACGGCGGACGTGGCCGCGTCGACGCTTTGCGCGACCATCAGCGGTCTGATCGAAGAATGGGCGCTCGGCAAGACGGATTTCCGGCTGGCTCCTGACGGGCAGAACCTGGTCAGGACCTTGCTGAAAGCATGGAAGCTGTAG
- a CDS encoding UspA domain-containing protein translates to MCFGAISMAIKTIATFLGVAPQRRGHLSYAVQLCVQHNAHLIGILQLPQNSLEHPAFSFVRGSAAIADLLRHQKDRDRATILAAQEQFEQIAAQHGIRHEFRIHMALGEVDERHLGSLHADLVVATSPKELWPDEGPPPDAVQLATGVPFLLVPEQWPGLAPPRNILIGWKTSREARRAIGDALPLLKRADSVTLLLVDPGSDEEPGVEVAMFLSRHGVRLTVETVQSHGGAIADVIAAHALSHGKDLIVLGAYTHRRLTEIVLGGVTRSLLLHAPVPLLIAH, encoded by the coding sequence ATGTGCTTTGGGGCGATTTCAATGGCGATCAAGACGATTGCGACCTTTCTTGGCGTTGCCCCGCAGCGCAGGGGGCATCTCAGCTACGCTGTGCAGCTTTGCGTCCAGCATAACGCACATCTGATTGGGATCCTCCAACTGCCCCAGAATTCCCTCGAACACCCCGCCTTTTCCTTTGTCCGCGGCTCGGCCGCGATCGCCGATCTGTTGCGGCACCAGAAAGATCGGGACAGGGCGACAATCCTGGCGGCACAAGAGCAGTTCGAGCAGATCGCGGCGCAGCACGGAATCCGGCACGAGTTCAGGATCCATATGGCGCTCGGCGAAGTCGACGAGCGGCACTTGGGATCGTTGCATGCCGACCTCGTAGTCGCGACCAGCCCAAAGGAGCTTTGGCCGGATGAGGGGCCTCCTCCCGATGCTGTGCAACTCGCCACCGGCGTTCCGTTTCTGCTTGTGCCAGAGCAATGGCCAGGCCTTGCCCCGCCACGAAACATCTTGATTGGGTGGAAGACGAGCCGGGAAGCACGTCGCGCTATCGGCGATGCCTTGCCGCTGCTGAAGCGGGCGGATTCGGTGACGCTACTGCTGGTCGATCCGGGCAGCGATGAGGAGCCGGGGGTCGAAGTCGCGATGTTTCTGTCGCGCCATGGGGTCCGTCTAACTGTCGAGACTGTCCAATCTCATGGCGGGGCGATTGCAGACGTCATTGCGGCACACGCCCTGTCACATGGCAAGGATTTGATCGTGCTGGGTGCTTATACCCACAGGAGATTGACCGAGATCGTGCTGGGCGGAGTGACGCGCTCGCTCCTGCTTCACGCACCTGTGCCGCTCCTCATCGCGCATTGA